In Campylobacter sp. RM16187, the DNA window TTGAGGTCTATTTCCGATACAATGATAATTCACAATTACAACAGCTACACCAAATTCCTTTACAGCAAACTCGGCCAGATGCTGTTTGTAAGATGAATCTGCATCGCCACCAAGTCCTGACACTACAAATAGCACAGTTTCTATCTCGCACTCGTTATCATAACTTATACGAAATTCCAAAAGTGAATCTCGCTTGATATTAAGCTCTACATCATCACATGAAGCAATTTCATAGCTCTTATTAACTATCATTTTATCTCTTTAATTCCTATCCTTATATTGCTCGTATCCAAATTTTCTAATTGTTTTTATTTCGCCGTTTTCTTTAAGAAGTAGCAGATCAGGCAGTTTGATTCCGTTAAAAGTCGTGTTTTTTACGATAGTGTAGTGGATCTGATCTTCAAATATCACTCTATCGCCGATCTTTAGCTCGCTATCAAATTTATAATCAGCCTCCCCCGCGTCAATCCCCACGATATCGCCTGCTAAACAGGTATTGCCGCCAAAGCGGTAGCTAAATTTGCCGCTTTTACTCTCGCCGCGCACAGCCGGACGATATGGCATTAGTATGGTATCAGGCATATGCGCTTCAGCTGATGTGTCTAAGATGGCGATATTTTTCTCGTTTTCAACGATATCTAGCACGCTTGATATCAAAAATCCGCACTGCCAGCCAACCGCCTCTCCAGGCTCTAGATATACTTCTACGCCGTATTTTTGGCGGAAATTTTTAACCAGCTTTATAAGCAGATCAACGTTATAGTCTTTTCTAGTGATATGGTGTCCGCCGCCGAAATTTATCCACTTCATCTTAGGTATAAACTCGCCAAATTTCTCTTCAAACGCCATAAGTACGGTCTCTAGGCTCTCGGCACTCTCTTCGCAAAGCGCGTGAAAATGAAGCCCCGTGATACCATCAAGCAGATCAGCTCTAAAATTTTTAGCGGTTATTCCAAGACGGCTAAATTTGCCGCACGGATTATACATATCAGTCGGTGCAACCGAACTTTCAGGATTTACTCTAAGTCCGCATATAGCGCCTTTTCCAAGAGCTTTATCCTTAAATTTTTGCCATTGATTAAAGCTATTAAAAACAACATGCTTTGAGATATCTAAAATTTCATCGATATCCTCGTCTTTAAACGCCGGCGAATAGGTATGAATTTCGCCTTTTATGTAATCTTTTGCAAATTTTGCCTCATGCAAGCCGCTGCAAGTAGCTCCGTCAAGATATTCGCTTACGATATCCATCACGCCACTTAGCGCAAAGCCTTTAAGCGCTACTAGAATCTTCGCGCCGCTTTCATCTTTAACACGTTTTAATATCTCTAAATTTTTGCGTAAAAGCGCCTCTTCGCAGACATAAGCAGGTGTTTTGATAGTGTTTAAAATTTCGTTCATTTAACTCTCTGTTTCATAAAAATTTTGATGACAAGTATATCCAAATTTAATAATTTTAAGTAAAATGGCGAAAATTTTCAAAAAGGATAAGTATGGTTGAAGTTGAATTTTTAGGACCGATAAAGATCGATAACATCAAGCTTGAAGCCTCAAATTTGCTCGAAGTTAAAGAGGCTTTAAAAGGCTACAGTGAATTAGAGCTTGGCGAGTGGCTTAAAATTTGCGCGGTTGCCGTAAATGACGAGATAGTTAGCGGGCTTGAAACACCTCTTAAAGACGGCGATAGAATTTCTATTTTGCCACCTGTTTGCGGAGGTTAAGATGGAAATTTACGAAGGAAGCTTGGAAGTAGAAAAGATCACAAACGCTTGGTATAACGAGTTTAAAGATAAAAACTGCGGTGCGTTTATCACATTTGTGGGCATCGTGCGCGAAGAAGGCGGCATAAGCGCGCTTAGCTTTGATATCTATGAGCCGATTTTAGCTAAATGGCTAAAAAGCTGGGAAGAAAGAGCGGCAAAAGAAAATGCTTACGTCCTCTTTGCACACTCAAAAGGCGATGTAGCCGTGCATACAAGCTCGTATGTCGCAGGCGTGGTAAGCCCTCAAAGAAAGGTTGCACTAAAGCTAATCAACGAATTTGTCGAGGACTTTAAAGCAAACGCGCCTATCTGGAAATACGATGTGATAGACGGAAAACGAATTTACGCTAAAGAACGAAGCCAAGCGATA includes these proteins:
- a CDS encoding MoaD/ThiS family protein, which codes for MVEVEFLGPIKIDNIKLEASNLLEVKEALKGYSELELGEWLKICAVAVNDEIVSGLETPLKDGDRISILPPVCGG
- the nspC gene encoding carboxynorspermidine decarboxylase, which translates into the protein MNEILNTIKTPAYVCEEALLRKNLEILKRVKDESGAKILVALKGFALSGVMDIVSEYLDGATCSGLHEAKFAKDYIKGEIHTYSPAFKDEDIDEILDISKHVVFNSFNQWQKFKDKALGKGAICGLRVNPESSVAPTDMYNPCGKFSRLGITAKNFRADLLDGITGLHFHALCEESAESLETVLMAFEEKFGEFIPKMKWINFGGGHHITRKDYNVDLLIKLVKNFRQKYGVEVYLEPGEAVGWQCGFLISSVLDIVENEKNIAILDTSAEAHMPDTILMPYRPAVRGESKSGKFSYRFGGNTCLAGDIVGIDAGEADYKFDSELKIGDRVIFEDQIHYTIVKNTTFNGIKLPDLLLLKENGEIKTIRKFGYEQYKDRN
- a CDS encoding molybdopterin synthase catalytic subunit; protein product: MEIYEGSLEVEKITNAWYNEFKDKNCGAFITFVGIVREEGGISALSFDIYEPILAKWLKSWEERAAKENAYVLFAHSKGDVAVHTSSYVAGVVSPQRKVALKLINEFVEDFKANAPIWKYDVIDGKRIYAKERSQAIKGAGLLA